In Alistipes ihumii AP11, a genomic segment contains:
- a CDS encoding prephenate dehydrogenase: MKAAIVGVGLIGGSFALTLKDNGICDEVIGVDNSERNRAKALELGLVDRTASLAEAVAGADLVVLATPVDSIPLLAVKVLNQVDRQVVIDMGSTKQELCEVIAQHPRRGRFVATHPMWGTEYSGPEAAEHDAFRGRTVVFCDRELSDPDAVEFVERVYERIGMPIKYMSAEEQDTHTAYVSHISHITSFALALTVLEKEREEEHIFDLAGGGFESTVRLAKSSPETWVPIFMQNKYNVLDVLREHIHQLQIFRRMLERDDTEGLRTMMQRANRIRKILK, from the coding sequence ATGAAAGCGGCCATCGTAGGCGTCGGGCTGATCGGAGGATCGTTTGCTCTGACGCTCAAGGATAACGGAATTTGCGACGAGGTGATCGGAGTCGACAATTCCGAGCGAAACCGGGCCAAGGCGCTCGAACTGGGGCTCGTCGACCGGACGGCATCGCTGGCCGAGGCTGTCGCCGGGGCCGATCTGGTGGTGCTGGCTACGCCGGTAGATTCTATTCCGCTGCTGGCCGTCAAGGTGCTCAATCAGGTCGATCGGCAGGTCGTTATCGACATGGGCTCGACCAAGCAGGAACTGTGCGAGGTGATCGCGCAGCACCCGCGCCGGGGCCGCTTCGTAGCGACGCATCCGATGTGGGGAACCGAGTACAGCGGTCCCGAGGCGGCCGAGCACGACGCTTTCAGGGGCCGCACGGTCGTCTTCTGCGACCGCGAGCTGAGCGATCCGGACGCCGTGGAGTTCGTCGAGCGGGTCTATGAGCGGATAGGCATGCCGATCAAGTACATGAGCGCCGAGGAGCAGGACACCCATACGGCTTATGTGAGCCATATATCGCACATTACGTCGTTCGCGCTCGCGCTGACCGTGCTCGAGAAGGAGCGCGAGGAGGAGCATATTTTCGATCTGGCCGGAGGCGGCTTCGAGAGCACGGTCCGTCTGGCCAAGAGCTCGCCCGAGACTTGGGTTCCGATCTTCATGCAGAACAAGTATAACGTGCTCGACGTGCTGCGGGAGCATATCCACCAGTTGCAGATTTTCCGGCGCATGCTCGAGCGTGACGATACGGAAGGGCTGCGAACGATGATGCAGCGCGCCAACCGGATCAGGAAGATATTGAAATAG
- a CDS encoding chorismate mutase: MKPFDIKAKRPLIISGPCSAETEEQTLETCRRIADTGLVDVLRAGIWKPRTKPGSFEGVGLKGLAWMSRAREITGLPIGTEVATSKHVEAALEFGVDVIWVGARTTVNPFSVQDIADALKGSDVTVLIKNPMNPDIELWGGAVARMRNAGIEKLGLIHRGFSAYGASLYRNNPMWHLAIEMRSRFPELPMICDPSHICGCRDYLLDVAQKSADLDYDGLIVESHICPDKAWSDASQQLTPDGLEALLRSIVWRRSTTDSPSYQQALAKLRAQIDQIDAETFELLGKRMRVAEEIGRVKKENNVAILQGGRWSSIVDRVVSQAPKLGVSEEFLKTVLEAIHLESINLQNRIMNR, from the coding sequence ATGAAACCGTTTGACATCAAGGCGAAACGCCCGCTCATTATCTCGGGCCCGTGCAGTGCGGAAACCGAGGAACAAACTTTGGAGACCTGCCGGCGGATTGCCGACACGGGTCTCGTCGACGTGCTGAGGGCCGGCATTTGGAAGCCGCGTACGAAGCCCGGTTCGTTCGAAGGCGTGGGCCTCAAGGGGCTCGCGTGGATGAGCCGTGCCCGCGAGATTACGGGCTTGCCGATCGGCACCGAGGTAGCTACGTCCAAGCATGTAGAGGCGGCGCTGGAATTCGGCGTGGACGTGATTTGGGTCGGCGCGCGCACGACGGTCAATCCGTTCAGCGTGCAGGATATAGCCGATGCGCTGAAAGGTTCGGACGTGACCGTGCTGATCAAGAATCCGATGAATCCCGACATCGAGCTGTGGGGCGGCGCCGTCGCGCGGATGCGTAACGCCGGCATCGAGAAGCTCGGGCTGATTCACCGCGGCTTTTCGGCCTACGGAGCCTCGCTGTACCGCAACAATCCGATGTGGCATCTGGCCATCGAGATGCGGAGCCGTTTCCCCGAGCTGCCGATGATCTGCGATCCGTCGCATATCTGCGGCTGCCGCGACTATCTGCTCGACGTGGCGCAGAAGAGCGCCGATCTGGATTACGACGGGCTGATCGTCGAAAGCCATATCTGTCCCGACAAGGCGTGGAGCGACGCTTCGCAACAACTGACGCCCGACGGGCTCGAGGCGTTGCTTCGGAGCATCGTATGGCGCCGCTCGACGACCGACAGCCCTTCCTATCAGCAGGCCTTGGCGAAGCTGCGCGCGCAAATCGATCAGATCGACGCCGAGACTTTCGAGCTGCTCGGCAAGCGGATGCGCGTGGCCGAGGAGATCGGCCGCGTGAAGAAGGAGAACAACGTGGCGATCCTGCAGGGAGGCCGCTGGAGCAGCATCGTCGACCGGGTCGTCTCGCAGGCTCCGAAGCTGGGGGTCAGCGAAGAGTTTCTCAAGACCGTTCTCGAAGCCATTCATCTCGAGAGCATCAACCTGCAGAACCGGATCATGAACCGGTAA